The genomic segment GGTAGCTGGTGCCTGCTTTCAGGTGTGTGAAAACTCGGCCTAATTCCAAGCACAAACATTCAAAACTATGAAAGATCCCAATGAAGGCAGAGCTAGAAAAATCTGGACTGCCTTGCAAGGGCAGGTATGAGTAAGACACACAGGATAACCTCTAACAGAGATACCTGAAAGCCTGACTGTTGGAGGAGCCCAGGACACAATCAAGTAGTTGGTCCAAATGGGGACTGAAAGTTCCCAGAATCAAAAGGAgcctaagaaatatttttcagggTATAAGCTCTTCACACCCTGAGTCCATTCAGTTGCCAGAGATCATTCAAAACTTTAGGGACCTGGGATGTTCCCTGAAAACCAAGGCTTGCTAACAGGCTGCAGACTGCCCATGCATAGGAGGTGGCAGCTGAGAGgagcaaaatgacaagacaggCTTGGCTCAGAAAAGGGGGCTATTTAGGGCCCTTGGCATCTGCCTCATTCTAAGCCTTACCCTACATCGATGCTCATAGTTCCccagaaggcagagctggagaaaATGGCCTACCCCGCTGGACTGGGGCTAGAGCCTGGACCCCAGGCCCCACCAAGCAGTGGTGCTACCTTCCAGTAAGACACACCCTGCACTACAGAGTGGTGGAGAAGCCAGCAACCCAGCCTGGGACTGGCTGCCTTCAGTTTCCAGCTGCTACCTCGGAAGGCCTCTTGGGGCCGGGATCCCTACACCCACAAGGATCAGCAGGTAACTGCACAAGCAGGGGCTCCACAGGCCTGGAGGGCCCGTAGTGCACATGCACGAGCCGCCCAAGTCAGGGCAGtcaggggccaggaggagggcAAGTGTCTGGAGAAGCAGCCGGGGAATGGGCTGTCCCGGCTACAAGGCATATATATAAATCCCAGATGCAACCTACTCCAGTGTGCACAATCGCCCTGAAGGGAAAGCTGGAGGGCGACTGGACTGCCAGGTGGCCACCTGGGGCAGTGTTCAACAAGACACACCTGGAAGCCTCATTACTGGTAAACCTGGGGTCTCTGGCAGCCGGTCCAAAGGGGGACCAACTGCTGTCCAAAGAAAGCAGCGCCCTAAAAAAGGTTTGCTGGGGGCGGTGGGCTCCTACAGGACTGGAGGCTTGGCAGGTACTTAGGGACCAACCACAACTCCCCTGCTGGAGGGCCCCAGGTGCAGGCTACCCGGATGCATACTGCACCTGGGCCAGCTGAGGATGTCAGGGGAGAAGGGCCCTGGATCAAGGCCAGTGTCTGGTGATGCCAGGTCACTAGTGCAGCCTCTGAGGGGCTGGGAGGCACATCTCATGCTCATGGCAAGCACCAACCTTTCAAATACACAGATTCCTTTTGGGGGCAGAGATGGAGGAGTCTGGACTTCATCACCAGAGCGGGGACTACTTTTAAAAGCCCCAAACGGAAAACAATCCAAATACCAATgacaaaatggagaaatgaatgtGGTAATAGTCACATAAGGATACTACACCACACTCTAAAGGAACAATGTACACACTATGGATGAAACAAAGATCatgttaatgaaagaaaaaaacacaaagaatacattttttaagattccatgtatacaaagaacaaaaatgggcaaaactaaGCTGTACTGACTGAAGTTAGGATACGGGTTATCCTTGACAGGAGGAGGAGTTACTGGAAGGAGGTAAGAGGTGGACTTTCTGGGGGGCTACAAGTGTTCTGTGTTTGATGAGAGTAAAAGGGTGTGTTTAATTCAGGGAAATTCATCGAGCTACACACTTATGACAGACCCATTTTTCattgaaaagaaacaatttttaaaggacccatccctcctccctccccaaccttTTGTACCTCCTACCTTCAGGAGTCAAGATGCTTTTGACCTTCTGCAGGAAAGGCTGGTCCACAAAAGCTGCTGGTGGACAACTCATTCCCAGTGTTGGGTCCTTACTGTCGACATCAAACATGACGACATTGTAGCGGGGCCGTCCTGGGAAAGAGAAGCAAACAAATCTTTGTCTAAGACCATCTACTTTTCCCTGTGACCTGTGGTGGCCGCAGGTGGCTAAGTCAGAAGGATGACATGGAGGTTGTGGTTTGTCTGTGTAAGGGCACTGACGTCACTGTCCAGGAGAGTCGCTGTCCGTCAGGGTTCTGCTGTGAGCACCCCACATGACagacagggcttttttttttttttttaaagattttatttatttatttgacagagagagacacagcgagagagggaacacaagcagggggagtgggagagggagaagcaggctttcagctgagtagggagcccgatgcggggctcgatcccagaaccctgggatcatgacctgagccgaaggcagacgcttaacgactgagccacccaggtgccccaacagacAGGGCTTTTACTTGATCTTTTCCTCCACATTTAAAAGCACCTTCCATAAGCACACACATTCATGGGATCCGTGCTAGCATGATTACTACTTGGTTAAGAGTCCATCTATACCAGTAATATTCAATCCCAGCAGAACATACGGTCACCTGGGAATATTCAAAATACTTCAATATTTCAGGGTCAAAAACCCTGGTGTGGGAAAGAACAGGTGGAAGGGGAGATAGGAAACCTCAGGTATTTTTCTTAAACTCCCAGGTAATTCGAAATACAGGCAGAATTGAAAACTATTGATTTAGGCAAAGCAGCTGCCTAAGTCTTTTGGAGCTGACCCAGCAAATGCTTGCAggagaaaatgttctcaaattaaaGTTAGTGTATCTTTTCTAGTACTTGAACAATAGCTGGCTCAAGAAAGATTTTACTAAATGGGTGAGAAAGAACTGATGAAGCATCAGATGCACTCCTTGCTATAACGGAAATAGTTTTTACAAGGGGTAAGCTTGCAATGCTACTGACTTTCAGCAAACTGTGAGACTATGATAATGATTATTCAATAATTAATGAATACTGACACAGGACTACTGCATGCCCATTACTGTGCATGGCACAGATCTCGTTTTGGTTTCTTAGAGAGCAGAACACGTTGGCTTGTCAAAGTCCAAGGATAACCACTGCCCACATTTGTAGCAGTGAGCCCTCCAATAATCTGGAAGGTGGTTGTTAGAAACGACTGCCAGGCTGTTCAAAACTGACTGATGGGCAGTATTGATGGCAACACATCACAGACTGAGTGCCTGCCATGAGTCTAGTgcagttttaaatatttcccaTGTACTAGCTGTGTTGGGCCTGGGCCCCAGCCTCAGAGAGGTAACCTGTGAGACTCTTGATATATACTTAAGTTCAGTTTGCAATTAAAATTCCTGCACCATCTGTCCATCCCAGCACCAAAGTACTCACTCCAGGCATCCTGTTTTGCCATACCCGAACTGGGAGATGCTCTGATCCAGTGAGAACCAGAGGATCAGTTATGGAATGGGCAGACCAGGAAGGGTGGGTGGCCCGAGCTCCCAGTTCACTTAACTGAACCAACCTGACTGACTTCTCCCTGAGGGACTCCTGTTCCGGGAAGCACCAGTCCCCAGGAGCCTACATACAAAGAGGCAAAAGAACCACAGGAGCTATTGCAGAACATTAATATGCCTTTTGTCCGAAGTCTGAGATAGGAAATATTAGAGCAAAACGGAGCCCTAACTCCAGCAGCAGCACGGCCATCAGAATTCCCGCTGAGTAGCATCTgcttcagggtttctcaacctcagcactactgacattggGGACAGATAATTCTTTGTCAGGGGTGGCTGTCCTGTGCACGGTAGGACGTTTAGCAGGATCTTTGGTCTCTATTCACTCACTGTCAGAAGCACCCTCACCCTGCGGTTACAAGGACCAAAGACGTGTGTGTAGACACTGCCTGATGCCCCCAGGTGTACAGCCACTGATCTACACGAATGCTGTttggctctctctctgcttcaccTGCAGCTCAAAGACTAAAAAacagggcgccggggtggctcagttggttaagcgactgccttcggctcaggtcatgatcctggagtcccgggatcgagtcccacatcaggctccctgctcagcagggagtctgcttttccctctgaccctcctccctctcatgctctctgtctctcattctctctctcgcaaataaataaaatcttaaaaaaaaaaaaattaaaaaaaaaaaaaagcctaaaaaacAACTCCCAACACACACCCCaacttttcttccccttttcctcacCCGGCTACAGACCTTAGGTTCCTTGGGAGGATGAGGAAGTGGCAAGGACACAGAGTCAGAAGAGAACCAGGAGAAAAGCCCACTGAGCTGTCAGCACCCCAAGGGCAGAAATGGTCAGTTTTATGTGTTGCTGTACCCCAGCccctagcacagtgctgggcacatggcTGGCACTCTAGATTTACTGAGTCAATACATCAACCGATGAATGAACAAATCAACGGGGGAAAGACTGGGACAATGCTAACTGTTCAAGATGAATTCTAGAGGCCCTTGCAGGCCTGCCGACTTTGGATGACTCTTCCCTCAACAACCCTCCAAATTCTCCAACTGCAGTACCTTCTCTTCCTGCCAGGCTGGTAATATAGTCCAGTCCATCTGCAATATGGACCTTCATCCAGTCGCTCTGGAAGAAGCCAAACCACCGGCTGGCCACTTCCAACATGGAGGGGTCGATCTCCACAGCATCAATGTAGGTCTTCGGGAAATGATCATGGACAAACAGGGAGAGGCTGTCCCCAGCCAGGCCTACCACCAACAATGCCAGTGGGGTCTCTGCAATAAAGGAATAAAGCATCATTTGACAATCTGCTCACTGAAAGCTTTGTACCAGCCTTGGGGAGGGTAAAGGAGGGAGCTGGATTATTGGCTCTGCCCAGGGGATACAAGATTTAGAGGCCCagcctctctgtctcttcccagaGATTTAGGGGCAAATCTGACATCTGAAAATTCAACCGTGGCCTCACAATCCTTCCTTTACTAGATCCAGAAGCTGTGTGTTATTATTACAGACCCTTAAAGATCCCAAAGCACTCAGCTGACATCATACCAAGAGTCCCCACCATAAGCATTATTAGACTTCCCCTAAGAACTGGGAGGGACAATGGCCAACATCTCACTCATGATCACAAGGCAATGTAGATGCAATGCCCTCTGCCCAGCTTTCAACTCAAAGGCCACAGCTGCCCTCTCAGAAACATCAACCAACCGAAGGCAATCCATCCAAGTTCCAGAAATCACAGGAAAATAAAGGCCCAAATCCTAGTCCTAAGTACAGAGAAACCTCAGCAATCACAGGCAGAcagaagaagacaagaaataagaaagaatcaCTGAAAGGAGACATTAAATGTAAGATTAATATCTGAGGATTAAACCTAAGACCTAAGAACTGAGACTCCAGGGACATACATCAACACCAAGAAAGGCCAAAAGTACAGGATGTTTCAGTAACATACTCAGGACTTTGGGTGAACAGTTACAAGCCTagacagaaaaatgaacatttttgctACTGTGGTCAGATCCAAACCTGTTATTAGTAATAAGGCTATGACTGTTCTACCtataatacagattttttaattaagtagaaaTTTAAGAAAGCATTGCATCTGGTGCTCAAATAATGCATTACTGAAAGCCAGAAATTCTTCTTAAGTGCACAGGAATTTCTGGagtcatgatttttaaatgttccttcTGGTTACATGGGTAGACACATATGCAAACACTCatcaagggctcctgggtggctcagtcgttaagcgtctgcctttggctcaggtcatggtcccagggtcctgggatcgagtcccgcgtcgggttccctgctcggcaggaagcctgcttctccctttcccactccccctgcttgtgttccctctctcactgtgtttctctgtctaataaataaatataatcttaaaaaaaaaacaaaaccatcaaaCTGAACAACTTAAAATCTGTGTACTTTATGTATCTCACTGAAtacattttatactttaatattttaaataaatgaaaatatttagacATCCACAGGTGCAGCCATTTTGAGATTACAATCTTGAGTTTCAGGGAAAAGCTACTGGATGTTTATTAACTTAGAAGAAGATTGGGAAGAAGAAGACTAtgaatatatgtgcatttttGGTCTGTAATCGCTGTGCTCAAACCACAAGACAGCTGTCATCTTACACGCCCCCTCCTGTGGCAGGCAGCGGAGTCTCCCTCACCTAGGAGCAGCTCCGGGTTTCTGAGCAGGGCAAGGCCCGCAACCATTGCTTTGTGGTGTTCACAGCACAGGTAACTCTTGTCAATGGACTGccctggggctgtggggaggTCCTCTGGAGTGTCAGCAGGCCGCTGCTTCTTCCTGTCCTTTTTCCGTTTCTTCTGGGCTAAAGAGAGATAGAGATGATGAGGTCCTATGTTTGGCACTCTAGTTCGTGGAAAGCAAGCCATACCAGCAGCACTGTGCCGTAGGGAGCTTGATCCGACTCAAGAACCCAACTgctaaatatacacatattttgtgACTTGGTTGACATGTTGGTTCTTTGAAATCTGCCTATGGTGGCCATTTTTATGCCACAGAAATTAACAAACATATgagggcttttttccccccctgaaAACACAGTTGTTAAACATTTCACACATACCACTGCAGACCAAAGactcagaaaaggaaaagtggggtgcctggtagctcagtcggttaagcgtctgccttcggctcaggtcatgataccagggtcctgggatcaagttccacatcggactccctgctccttaggagtctgcttctccatctacccctcccccctgcttgtgcgctctctctctctctctctctctctctaactctttctcaagtaaataaataaaatcttaaaaaaaaaaaaaggaaaggaaaggaaaagtggcAAAAACGCACCCAAAACCCTGGGAAAACTGAACTGGGGAGTCCTAGCCCCTTGACACTGAGAAATAGAAGGACACTAACAGGAACAATTTATTCATAAATCCTTTCAGAGAAGAAGGACTTAAAGTCACTAATTACCTCTTCCATGCCAATTACTATACTAGGACTTCTAGTTATTTAACTCTTATAACAACCTTATAATACCCATGTTagacagatgaaaaactgaggaTCTGAACAGTTAATGATTAGGCCCAGAAATAGTACAAGCTGCAGTCAGGATGTGAACCTGGGACTGCCTATCTCCAACGCCTATTGCCTTTTACTGTACTGTACAGACAGTAAGACACACAGTCCTGCAGGAGGAGGAAATCACAAGTGCTCACCAAAGGGGAGAAATCCTATTAAGGCCCCACTACTTTCCCTCTGATATATAGTAACCAGATATTCGTTTTCTActctatattttgatttttgaattgaTTACACTGaacaatggactgagccacccaggtgcctttatTCTGCTATTTTCTAAAGCCAAACTTAAAACACAcgttgttgggcgcctgggtggctcagatggttgggcgtccgccttcggctcgggtcgtgatcccggggtcctgggatcgagtcccgcatcgggctccctgctccttgggagcctgcttctccctctgcctctctctctctctctctctctctgtctctcatgaataaataaataaaatctttaaaaaaaacaaaaaaaaaaacacaagttgttgcctccctctctgtggaGCAATCGCCCATTGAGCCTTCAAAATTCGGCCCCAATGTCACCACCTCTGGAAAAGCCTGGTGGGAAATGCATAAGCCTGGGACTGAATGGGGCTGAGTTTAAATTCCCATGTGACCACTCACTACATGTATGATCTTGGACAAGAAACTGGCGCTCAGAGCCGCAGTTTCCAAATCAATACAATGAAAGAACCTTACAGAGTTATTATGAGATTTCAACTGCtgaaggcacacacacacacagcactcaGCATAAGTCTTGGCACTGAGAGCATCCTCCACGAATGTTACCTTCCTAtcctctttcttccccacctCCAGCACACTTCGTCTCCATCAAACCCCTAGCATTGAATTTAGCAGTTGTCACTCCTGGAACGTGCCTTAGGGTTCCTGTTGCTTATgagctgagcacagggcctgaaaTTCAGCGTGCCAGCAACAACCACTCCATTAACTAATCATCTATCAGTAAAGCCACGGGTTTTCTCTGCTCTACACACATGGACAGTGACAGAAACGCACACCATTGCTCGAGGAGCCGATCGCTAGCTTGGACTACTCAGTCACTCTTCCAGTGAGATTACTAAGTCAAGGATTGCTGGGAGCAGGAGGTCTCTAACCTGAAAAcctttaaaagaacattttaaaattgccttTTAGCCGAGTGACGCATAGAATCCGGAAAATATGGGCCCCATTTCTTACTAAAATACGGGCCTGTCGCTATCCACCAAGCGCAGGGTTAAAGTGCTCGTTCCCACATTCCCGAGCACACACTCGGGACCGCCGCGCCGCGCTCACCTTCTCTCTGGGTTTGATGTATTTGTGCAGCACCCCGCACAGCTCCAGGTAGCTTCCATACCACTCGAAAGCTCTCCTTCCTCGCTGCTGGAAGAACTTCTCCCAATAGTCCGCGGAGCCAAACTCCTTGCAGCTTTTGGGTAAGAGGTTCATATTGTCACTGTCCGAGCGGCGCCTTCAAGACCCTCCTACTCGCCCTCCGAGGTACCATCGGTTAGGCTTCCACACACGCTGACGCCGGGCCCCTGCAGTGGAATTCTTCCCACGACCAAGAACCACGCTGATTTATCCCCCGCTCAAAACCCAAAGGGATGACGCTTACACGCCAGCCCCACGCGCGAGACACTGAACCCAATACACGCTCACCCGTCCGCCCGGCTCGCAGCCCCTGCCGCACGTGCGGAAGCCCTCACACTCCCTCAGAGCGGGGTTTCCGAACCCGCAATCATATCCGGGTGCCAGGCGTCGCGATTGGTCGGCCACGCAGACCCTCCCAGCGTCCCATTGGTCACCGCTTTTCGCTCCTGGCACCTCATTGGCCGAGACGCGCTCGCCACACGCAGGCGGAGTCGTCGCGGCGGCGGAGCGTTCCCCTGCGTGCGACAAAGGGGGCGGGGCCACGGGCCTGAGTCCGGGCGGAAGAGGCCTCGCTGGCTCGTCTGCAGATTGCCTCCGAGCGCCGCGCGAGGGCAGCTCTCCCCGGTCTGAGCTTTTCCTCCGCGGCGGAGGCCGCCCCAACCTCCTGAGATTTGTGTTCGCTTTCGGTCCGAACGGGCCTCGTGGCCACTTCTCATCTTGAAGGGCCGAGCGCGGCCGGCGGGGCACGCGGGGAGGACGAGGCCCCGGAAAagaaaaaccagcagaaggaCGTGAGGCAAGGAATGAGTAGAGCCGGTCCTTAGCAGAAGAAAGCCATCCTAGCCAGGTTATCTTCTGCGTCTCCCGCCCCACCCTCCCTTAGTTTAACCACTTGACTTGGATAATTGAGGTTTATTTTGGAGAAAACTGGCCCTGGGCGGTATTTTTTCTGCACCAAAATGCAGGATTCCTCTATTAATGTAGTGACGTGAAAATTCACAAGAGGAATAGCAACCACGTGTACAGAGGTGCCTCCTCACCTTCTTCTCCCCCCAAAGCACAACAtgcaaatttcaaaatttcattttgacAATCAGCCTCCTTAGGTTGTCATTCCGGTGTCATCTATCAGTAGTTGCTACTGCTTACTTGATGTGTTCAGTGAACAAACTGTACTTTCCGATGCCCGTCTTATCCTAATACCCTAAGGAAGTTCCTGTGACCGGCACATGTGCCAAATATGAGCATCGCTGGGCTTTTCACAACACTATAAATTGCAGAGGGAATGTACAGACCGAGCAGGACACATATGCGTGGAATGGGCATCTATAGTCTGGGCTATTGTAGACCTCACGAGCAGAGGTAGCCAAAAGGACTATTAATCGTTAAAGTGGACTTAAACTTTGGTTTAAGAGAGTAGTTCTCAAATTTtggcatgcatcagaatcacttggaagaCTTACTAAAACAGATTGCTGAGCCTCACTTCCAGAGTTTCTCATTGATCAGGACTATCCTGAGGTCTAAGGATTTGCATTTCCAGCAAGAGTGATGCCAATGATTGGTCCAGGACCACACTTAGACAACTACTGTttcaaaatataagagaaaagTCACAACGAATTTAGTTCCCACTCCACAACTTTGACAGGTTACTCTAAAAGCCCTCTACAAGCGACATCAAAGAAAATCTATCCTCATGTACCACCTGTTGAGTTCATATTGTTTCCTTTCAACAAAGGAACTGGAAGGAGCCTCTGAGGTGGCTTCAGCTACTACATCATGTAGAGTTCCTACTGAGTGAGCTATGGGTCCTTTCAGAAAACGCTGATTGAGAGCTGAGGACACTGTTTTAGCCTGAAGTGCTTCACAGTAccaaaagtaaaaacatttaaacaacaaataaaaaaacacagcCTCTGCCCTCTCTGCTGAGGATTTATtaaattcatcaaacatttaaatTGCCTAAGATGAACCAATCTTTGTGATAAAGCTAAGGATACAGTGGTAAGCAAGGCAGTCACCTGGTAGACACACATcaaacaattacaaaaataatctGTATGAGGGCTGTGGTGAATGCTGTGAAGGAGAAGTATAAGGTTCTGTAACAGCAGATACCTTCCAGACCTCTTCTGCTCTGGAGGTGACCAGAGAAGGCTATCCTGAGAAGGGACAAAAAGTTTCTATAATCAGTCAGTTTTGGTAAATACTGCACATCTGAACTTGTTCTAGTAGTATCAGCATGACATAGGTAAGAACCAAGTATTTCACCCTCTGAAGATCTCTTCAGGAACCTTTGgctcctgcttttccctctgtctctatTGTCCTGTTAATGGCTCGATATTGGAAAAGGTAGTAAGAGGTGATTTCTGTCATAGCCCAGGCACCAGCCCCTTGTTTAATGCCCTAAAAAATACAATTGTTGTTTGCACTGTGTTTCAGACCAGGAGGATAAGTAACTTACCCAACCTCACCTGTGCCTGCTCCGTTCTTGGAGCTTAAGGAAGCAGTAACAACCAGAACCCTTTAAGCTAAAAGTCGTTACagctgggaggcctgggtggctcagtcggttaagcctctgccgttagctcaggtcatgagctcatgtcatgatcccagcatccagGGATGGGGTCCcccatagggctctctgctcagtggggagcctgcttctccctttccctctgcaggcagctctccctgcttgtgctctctctcacactctctctgtcaaataaataaataaaatctttaaaaagggggggcacctgggtggctcagtcgttaagcgtctgccttcagctcgggtcatgatctcagggtcctgggatcgagccccacatcgggctccctgctctccgggaagcctgctactccctctcccactccctctgcttgtgttccctctctcgctgtgtccgtctctgtcaaataaataaaatctttaaaaaaaataaaaagtcactaCAGATTTCCTGAAGTGTATGAATGACTCTTGCAGAAATACTTTAGATAAAACATTAGACtctgtcttttaaaaacttatatttgAAACATAGTTCTCTCAAGGTTtgactataaaatataattaagcaGTGTGAATCATTAGTATAGTTAGCTTAAGCCAATTAGATAGTAAAACGGTTTGTGTTTTATTAGGATCTCCAGAGTGGTTACCAGTGTGCTTTAAAATGCAAAGTGAGTGTAGATAAGGTCATTAATGTCGTGGGGTTTTTCCCTTAAATTATAAATCCAGACCATCTCAATATATAATTTGCAATTACTAGTCTTACATAATTTAAACAGGTTTTAGCAACAATATTCAATTAATTGATCGTTGCTAAAATAATTGCAAAATGAGGCATAGATAATAAAGGCATTTCTGACAATGAGGGAGACAGAATATGCGATACGGCATGTGATAGTCAGAATAACATTCCCCCATAGACGTGTatgtcctaattcccagaacttgtgaataaaTTAGGCTACATGGAAAGGGGAATTAAGTTTACTAAGCACCTGACATTAAAATCAGGACACTAGTCTAGATTATCCAGacgggcccaatgtaatcacaagagtccttaaaagtggaagagggaggcggAAGAGGGAGAACCAGAGAGGTGGTAGCATGAGAAGGATCGGTACAGCatcactggctttgaagatggaggagggggctgggagccAAGGAAAGGGCCTGCCAGCCTATGAAAGCTGAAAAAGCCAAGGAAAAGTATTGtcccttagagcctccagaaggaactcaGCCCAGtacacaccttgattttagtccagtagGACCCCATCaggcttctgacctccagacctggaagacaataaatttgtattaAGTTATTAAGGTTCTGGTAACTTGCTACAGTAGCAGGAAATACTACAGAGCACGGTCAGGAGAGGGTATGTGTGGTCGGGCAGAAGGTTACGCTGGGAAGAATGCAGCAGAAGATAAAACTGGGAACTGAGGTGAACGGCACTTCAGTTTTGAGAAGTCTTCCATTCTGAGCATTTAGATGAGAGCTGTCAGGCCTTAAGAAGCCAATGGACAACTAGGGTCATGACAGAAAGAACTGATAGGAGAGAAGTTTTCAGGAAGAACAGAAGCATCTGATGTCTGATCCTGTCTAGGGAATAAAA from the Halichoerus grypus chromosome 7, mHalGry1.hap1.1, whole genome shotgun sequence genome contains:
- the LOC118528247 gene encoding eEF1A lysine and N-terminal methyltransferase-like isoform X1, whose protein sequence is MVAGLALLRNPELLLETPLALLVVGLAGDSLSLFVHDHFPKTYIDAVEIDPSMLEVASRWFGFFQSDWMKVHIADGLDYITSLAGREGRPRYNVVMFDVDSKDPTLGMSCPPAAFVDQPFLQKVKSILTPEGACSCHLASSALDPFRVSGYPDLLGPWTC
- the LOC118528247 gene encoding eEF1A lysine and N-terminal methyltransferase-like isoform X2 — its product is MVAGLALLRNPELLLETPLALLVVGLAGDSLSLFVHDHFPKTYIDAVEIDPSMLEVASRWFGFFQSDWMKVHIADGLDYITSLAGREGRPRYNVVMFDVDSKDPTLGMSCPPAAFVDQPFLQKVKSILTPEGAPGWLSR